CCGCCACCCCGCTTGCGCGGCGCGCCCGGAGGCGACACTGTTTCGATAGCTGCACTTAGTGCAGCCCCGCGGTTTCGAGCCCGCGGGCCTCGGCCCGGAACGCCGGCGCCGGGGAACACACGACTCGAGGGGCGCTCACCGAGGCTCCTCTTCCCAGCTTCGGTTCGGGCGCTCCCTGCTCCGCGTGTGCGGGGAGGCCCTCATGGCGGACTCTCGCCATTCAATCATCGGCGAAGGCACCGACGTCGGACTCATCGGTGGGCTCGTCGTCGCGGTCTGGTTTCTGATCCTCGACGTGCTGGCGGGACACCCCTTCCAGACGCCCAGTCTGCTGGGCCAGGTCGTGCTCTTCGGCGACAAGACTCCCGATACCCACCATCTCATCTTCGGCGCCATCCTGTTGTACACCGCCTTCCACTTCATCGTGTTCGCTCTGATCGGCATGGGGTTGGTGGCGCTGGTGCACTGGGGCACCGGGAACTCGGTCGTCCGCTACGCCTTCGTGCCGGTCTTTCTGGTGCTGGAGTTTCTTTTCTGGGGCCTGCTGGAGGTGCTCTCGGAGCGCACCAGCGAGCTGTTCCCGTTCTGGGCGGTGATCTGCGCCAACACCCTGGCCTCGCTCTGCATGGGACTCTACCTCTGGCGCCGGCATCCGGACCTGCGCCGGTCGATCCAGGACACCCCACTCGGCGCGGCCCCCCTCCACTGAGCCCCTAGAGGGGGGTCCGGGACGGGATTAGGTTCCGCCTCATCATCCACGGCCGGGGTCTGTGCGTCGCTCTCCGCTCACCGTCACGTGCGCGTCCCTCCTTCTCGTGCTCTTCCCTTCATCCAGCCGGGCGCAGCTGGAGCCGCCATCGACCGGCGGCACCGTAGCGCTGCAGCAGGAGCTGCGGCTACTGGGGCACTACAAGCGGGTGCTGATGATCGGCGCGCACCCCGACGACGAGGACACCGAGCTCCTGGCCGTCCTGGTCCGCGGCCTCGGAGCGGAAGCGGCGTACCTGTCGCTCAATCGCGGCGAGGGGGGACAGAATCTGATCGGGGCGGAGCTGGGTGAGGCGCTCGGACTGATCCGCACCGAGGAGCTGCTGGCGGCGCGGCGCCTCGATGGGGCCCGCCAGTTCTTCACCCGGGCCTACGATTTCGGGTTCTCCAAGACGCAGGATGAGACCTGGCAGCACTGGCCCCGGGATACCATCCTCAAGGACGTGGTGCGGATCGTCCGCCGGTTCCGGCCCCAGATCGTCGTCTCCATCTTCAGCGGCACACCGCGCGATGGGCACGGCCAGCATCAGGCGGCCGGATGGGTGGCGCAGGAGGCCTTCCAGGTCGCGGGTGACTCCACTCGCTTCCCCGAGCTGGCGCGGGAGGAGCACCTCGATCCCTGGACCCCGCTCAAGCTCTACCGCAGCACCCGCTTCGACACCACGGCGACGACTCTCACCTTGAACGGCGGGGCGCTCGATCCACTGCTCGGCAAGTCGTTCCACCAGATCGCCATGGCGGGACGCAGCCTGCACCGCTCCCAGGACATGGGCCGGCTGCAGGGGATCGGCCCTTCGGAGGTGCGCCTCGCGTTGCTGCAGGATCGTACCGGCGGCGGGACCAACGCGCTGTTCGGCGGCCTGGACACCAGCATGACGGCGATGCCGTGGAACAACGTGGACGATGCCGGTGGCCGACGGTCGCGTGAGCGCTTCGCCGCCCGAGTGGACAGCGCCAGGGCGGCTGCGGACGGCAACGATCTCGCGGCCGCGGCGGAGCTGCTCCGGCGGGCGGAGGCGGACGTAGCTGGAGGGGCCGCGGACGCGACCGACGGTGCCGGCGGCTCCCGCCTCGCGCCGGAACAGGCGGAGCAGCTCCGGCGGGCGCTGCGGGCCGAGGCGATCGCGGCCAGGGTGGTGGGCGACGCCACCAGCGACGATGACCGGGTAGTTCCGGGCGAGCGGGTCGCTGCTACGCTGGCGGTGTGGAACGCGGGCCCGGTTCGGCAGGTCGTGCGGCCGTCCATCGCGTCCCGCGGCGGCTGGTCGGTGGAGATGGACACGGGATCGGCAGGCTCGATCGCTCCTGGTGCGGTTGCCCAGGTCGGGGCGACGCTCCGGGTACCCGACACGGCGTCGCCCACGGTGCCGTATTTCCTGCGGCGTCCGCTGGAGGGCGCGCTGTACGACTGGAGCCGGAGTCCGCCGGCCGCGCGGGGGCAGCCGTTCGACTCCTCGACGCCGCTGGCCGTGTTCCAGAGGAACGACGCGCACTGGTTCAGCCGGGAGCTTGCGCTGCGGGTGAACGATCAGGCCAGGGGCGAGGTGCGGCGCCCCGTACAGGTCGTGCCCAGGGTGGATGTGAAGCTGGATCCGGGCTCCGAGCTGTGGTCCATCGCATCGCCGGCGCCGCGGCGCTTTACCGTCACGCTGACCCACGGCGCGCGCGACACCACGGCGGGCACTGTGGGACTCGAGCTCCCTGCGGGCTGGAACGCCGGAAAGCCGCGGCCGTTCCGCCTCACTCGGGAGGATGAGCGGGAGACCTACGCGTTCGAGGTGCGGCCGCCCGCGAGACGGGCGCCGGGTGCGGTCGTGCTCCGCGCGATCGCCCGTGACAGCAGCGGACATCGATACGATCTGGGGGTCTTCACGGTTGACTACCCCCACATCCGGCCGCGGAGCTACACTCGTCCAGCCGTCGCCATGGTCCGGAGCGCCGCGCTCCGGCTGCCGCCGCTCACGCGGGTCGGCTACGTCCGCGGCGCCGCCGACCGGGTGCCCGAGGCCCTGCGCGACGTGGGCGTGCCGCTCACCCTGCTCGACGGCGCCGCGATCGAGCATGAGAATCTCGACAGGTACGACGCCATCGTCATCGGGCCGCGCGCCTACGAGACCGACACCGCCCTGGTCGAGCACAATGATCGGCTGCTCGACTTCGCCCTCCGGGGCGGGCTGGTCATCGTGCAGTACCAGCAGTTGGTCTATTTCCAGAGAGGATTTGCTCCCTATCCCCTGACGGTCGGGGGACCGCCGCTTCGGCCTGGCGGCGGCGCGGTGGAGCACGACCGAGTCACCGATGAGCGCGCGCCGGTCACCGCGGTCACCTCCGCGGACCCGGTCATGGGGATTCCCAACCGGCTCGGCACCGCCGATTGGGAAGGCTGGGTGCAGGAGCGCGGACTCTACTTCGCCCGGAGCTGGGATGCGCACTACCGCCCGGTGCTCGAGACCCACGATCCGGGCGAAGCTCCATTGGAGGGTGGCCTGCTCGTGGCGCGGTTCGGGCAAGGAACCTACGTGTACACCGGGCTCAGCTTCTTCCGGCAGCTTCCGGCCGGGGTGCCGGGGGCCTTCCGGCTCTTCGCCAACCTCCTCGCGCTGCGCTCACAGCGGCGGCCGTAGGTGCCTCGACGGAATCGTCCCGGCCTGCGGGCGCGCCCGGTATGGCTCCTCTCCCTCTGGGTACTGCAGGTCCTCGCCTGCCGCGGTGACGGCCGGACGCCCGTCGTGCTGTACTCGCCCCACGGCCGGGACCAGCTCACCCTGCTGGAGCGGGCCTTCGAGGCGGAGCATCCGGAGATCGACGTGCGCTGGCTCGACATGGGCTCGCAGGAGATCCTCGACCGGCTGCGCTTCGAGCGGGTGAACCCGCAGGCGGATGTCTGGTTCGGCGGACCGACCACGACGTTCGACCGGGGCGTGCATGATTCCCTCCTCGCCCCGTATCGGCCTGCCTGGGCCGGCCGCGTGGGACCGGGAGGAGTGGGGCCGGGGGACCTCTACTACCCGGTGTATCGCACCCCGGCGGTGATCGCCTTCAACAACCGCATGGTGAGTCGGGCGGACGCGCCCAAGGACTGGGACGATGTCCTGGATCCCCGGTGGCATGACAAGGTGCTGATCCGTGACCCCATGGCGAGCGGCACCATGCGGGCGATCTGGGGTCTCATCCTGGTGCGCAGCATCCGGGAGACCGGTGACACGGCCCGCGGGATGGCCTGGCTCCGCCGACTGGACGGGCAGACCAAGGCCTACACGCTCAACCCCGCGATCCTGGAGCAGCGGCTGGCTCGCGCCGAAGGGCTCGTCACCCTGTGGGACCTCCCGGACATCCTGATCGACCGCGCCAAGGGCATGCCGTTCGACTACGTCTTTCCCCGGAGCGGCACCGTGGTGATCGACGATGCCGTCGGCCTGGTGCGGGGGTGTCGTCACCCCGATGCGGCCCGCGCCTTCATCGATTTCGTCGGAAGTGACCGGGGTGAGCTGCTCGCCGCCACCGGCGTGTTCCGGCTGCCGGCCAGGCGGGATCTGCCTGCCGCATCGGTCCCGGCGTGGGTCGCCGAGGTGGACAGCGAGATGCGGGTGGCCGATATGGACTGGGGCCTGCTGGCCACGAACGGAGCCGCGTGGATGAGCTACTGGGACCGCCATGTCCGGGGGACCGGAGGCGAGTCGGGTCGGTGACCGGCTTCCTTCGGCTGGAAGGATTGGTGAAGCGGTTCGACGGCCTGCTCGCCGTCGACCGGCTCTCGCTCTCGCTCGCGCGGGGCGAGATGGTGGCGCTGCTGGGGCCGAGCGGCAGCGGCAAGACCACCACGCTACGCCTGCTCGCCGGCTTCGAGACGCCGGACGCCGGACGGGTGCTGGTGGACGGGGAGGACGTGACTCGGGTGGAGCCCGTCGCCCGTCGCTTCGGGATGGTGTTCCAGCACTACGCGCTGTTTCCCCATCTGGACGTGGGTGAGAACGTCGCCTTCGGTCTCCAGTCGCTCGGCCTCAGGGGACAGGAGCTGGATGCGCGGGGAGCGCGGGCGCTGGAGCTGGTGGACCTGGCGGGATACGAGCGGCGGCGGATCGGCCAGCTGTCCGGCGGACAGCAGCAGCGGGTCGCCCTGGCCCGAGCGCTCGCACCGGAGCCGCGGGTCCTGCTGCTGGACGAGCCCCTCTCCAACCTGGATCCCACGCTCCGTGAGCGGACCCGGCGCGAGATCCGCGAGCTGATCCACCGGGTCGGCATCACGACGGTGCTG
This Gemmatimonadales bacterium DNA region includes the following protein-coding sequences:
- a CDS encoding extracellular solute-binding protein; this translates as MPRRNRPGLRARPVWLLSLWVLQVLACRGDGRTPVVLYSPHGRDQLTLLERAFEAEHPEIDVRWLDMGSQEILDRLRFERVNPQADVWFGGPTTTFDRGVHDSLLAPYRPAWAGRVGPGGVGPGDLYYPVYRTPAVIAFNNRMVSRADAPKDWDDVLDPRWHDKVLIRDPMASGTMRAIWGLILVRSIRETGDTARGMAWLRRLDGQTKAYTLNPAILEQRLARAEGLVTLWDLPDILIDRAKGMPFDYVFPRSGTVVIDDAVGLVRGCRHPDAARAFIDFVGSDRGELLAATGVFRLPARRDLPAASVPAWVAEVDSEMRVADMDWGLLATNGAAWMSYWDRHVRGTGGESGR
- a CDS encoding PIG-L family deacetylase encodes the protein MLFPSSSRAQLEPPSTGGTVALQQELRLLGHYKRVLMIGAHPDDEDTELLAVLVRGLGAEAAYLSLNRGEGGQNLIGAELGEALGLIRTEELLAARRLDGARQFFTRAYDFGFSKTQDETWQHWPRDTILKDVVRIVRRFRPQIVVSIFSGTPRDGHGQHQAAGWVAQEAFQVAGDSTRFPELAREEHLDPWTPLKLYRSTRFDTTATTLTLNGGALDPLLGKSFHQIAMAGRSLHRSQDMGRLQGIGPSEVRLALLQDRTGGGTNALFGGLDTSMTAMPWNNVDDAGGRRSRERFAARVDSARAAADGNDLAAAAELLRRAEADVAGGAADATDGAGGSRLAPEQAEQLRRALRAEAIAARVVGDATSDDDRVVPGERVAATLAVWNAGPVRQVVRPSIASRGGWSVEMDTGSAGSIAPGAVAQVGATLRVPDTASPTVPYFLRRPLEGALYDWSRSPPAARGQPFDSSTPLAVFQRNDAHWFSRELALRVNDQARGEVRRPVQVVPRVDVKLDPGSELWSIASPAPRRFTVTLTHGARDTTAGTVGLELPAGWNAGKPRPFRLTREDERETYAFEVRPPARRAPGAVVLRAIARDSSGHRYDLGVFTVDYPHIRPRSYTRPAVAMVRSAALRLPPLTRVGYVRGAADRVPEALRDVGVPLTLLDGAAIEHENLDRYDAIVIGPRAYETDTALVEHNDRLLDFALRGGLVIVQYQQLVYFQRGFAPYPLTVGGPPLRPGGGAVEHDRVTDERAPVTAVTSADPVMGIPNRLGTADWEGWVQERGLYFARSWDAHYRPVLETHDPGEAPLEGGLLVARFGQGTYVYTGLSFFRQLPAGVPGAFRLFANLLALRSQRRP
- a CDS encoding ABC transporter ATP-binding protein, with amino-acid sequence MTGFLRLEGLVKRFDGLLAVDRLSLSLARGEMVALLGPSGSGKTTTLRLLAGFETPDAGRVLVDGEDVTRVEPVARRFGMVFQHYALFPHLDVGENVAFGLQSLGLRGQELDARGARALELVDLAGYERRRIGQLSGGQQQRVALARALAPEPRVLLLDEPLSNLDPTLRERTRREIRELIHRVGITTVLVTHEQDEAFELGDRVAVLRQGRLEQLGTPDELYGAPANAFVGGFIGRSSTLEVTVLGPAPRGVRIAIGGVEWEIDAGPGRPAVAPGRAMMLVRPEAVRLTPPDAGAVPATITGRRFVGPSALFRAVTDEGAGVEVAAPPHAVEPGARVGIMPSRREGGGIHLFPLDET